Proteins from a single region of Nocardiopsis dassonvillei subsp. dassonvillei DSM 43111:
- the trpD gene encoding anthranilate phosphoribosyltransferase, whose protein sequence is MNVPAAHSAAGSGAANPDERSAVTERTWSNLITALLGGRTLSADDTAWAMNEIMSEAATDAQIAGFAIALRAKGESVSEVTGLARGMLDNAVRIHVPGPTLDIVGTGGDRAHTVNVSTMAAIVASAAGARVVKHGNRAASSSCGTADVLERLGVVLDLPPELTVRVAEEAGIAFCFAPVFHPSFRFTAKPRRELAVPTVFNFLGPLTNPAQPTTSAIGVFDERMCEVIAGVFARRGSSALVFRGDDGLDELTTTTTSTVWVVDDGQARRETLDPADLGIARSRPEDLRGGDVGFNAQAVRDLLAGRTGPVRDAVLLNAGAALAAVDGIRGPLLESVRDGYERAAAAVDGGAAERALERWVEISQQYAKAL, encoded by the coding sequence ATGAACGTCCCCGCCGCCCACTCCGCCGCCGGCTCCGGAGCCGCGAACCCCGACGAACGGTCCGCCGTGACCGAGCGGACCTGGTCCAACCTCATCACCGCCCTGCTGGGCGGACGGACCCTGAGCGCCGACGACACCGCGTGGGCGATGAACGAGATCATGTCCGAGGCCGCGACCGACGCCCAGATCGCCGGGTTCGCCATCGCGCTGCGCGCCAAGGGCGAGAGCGTGTCGGAGGTGACCGGCCTGGCCCGGGGCATGCTCGACAACGCCGTGCGCATCCACGTCCCCGGACCGACCCTGGACATCGTCGGCACCGGCGGCGACCGCGCGCACACCGTGAACGTGTCCACGATGGCGGCGATCGTGGCCTCGGCCGCGGGCGCCCGCGTGGTCAAGCACGGCAACCGGGCGGCGTCCTCCTCCTGCGGCACCGCCGACGTGCTGGAGCGCCTGGGCGTGGTCCTGGACCTGCCGCCGGAGCTGACCGTGCGGGTGGCCGAGGAGGCGGGCATCGCCTTCTGCTTCGCCCCGGTCTTCCACCCCTCGTTCCGCTTCACCGCCAAGCCCCGCCGCGAGCTGGCGGTGCCCACGGTGTTCAACTTCCTGGGCCCGCTGACCAACCCGGCCCAGCCCACCACCTCGGCCATCGGGGTGTTCGACGAGCGCATGTGCGAGGTGATCGCCGGGGTGTTCGCCCGCCGCGGCTCCTCGGCCCTGGTGTTCCGGGGCGACGACGGGCTGGACGAGCTGACCACCACGACCACCTCCACGGTGTGGGTGGTGGACGACGGCCAGGCCCGGCGCGAGACGCTCGACCCCGCCGACCTGGGCATCGCCCGCTCGCGTCCGGAGGACCTGCGCGGCGGCGACGTCGGGTTCAACGCCCAGGCCGTGCGCGACCTCCTGGCGGGCCGCACCGGCCCGGTGCGCGACGCCGTGCTGCTCAACGCGGGCGCCGCGCTGGCCGCCGTGGACGGCATCCGGGGCCCCCTGCTGGAGTCGGTGCGCGACGGGTACGAGCGGGCCGCCGCGGCGGTGGACGGCGGCGCCGCCGAGCGCGCGCTGGAGCGCTGGGTGGAGATCAGCCAGCAGTACGCCAAGGCCCTGTGA
- a CDS encoding protein-tyrosine phosphatase family protein: protein MAGTWSAREAGVLALPSGRLVRGRGLRRPLPPGPPPDLGLYLLGREPAPVPWEGRWLRWRDFGLPSDPAAVGAALREAWERAGAERVEVACGGGQGRTGTALACLAVLDGVPAREAVAYVRAHYLPRAVETPWQRRFVARFEA from the coding sequence GTGGCCGGTACCTGGAGTGCGCGGGAGGCGGGGGTCCTCGCCCTGCCCTCGGGCAGGCTGGTGCGCGGCCGGGGCCTGAGGCGCCCGCTGCCGCCCGGACCCCCGCCCGACCTCGGGCTGTACCTGCTGGGCCGCGAACCGGCGCCCGTGCCCTGGGAGGGGCGCTGGCTGCGGTGGCGGGACTTCGGTCTGCCCTCCGACCCCGCGGCCGTGGGCGCGGCGCTGCGCGAGGCGTGGGAGCGCGCCGGGGCCGAACGCGTCGAGGTCGCCTGCGGCGGCGGCCAGGGGCGCACCGGCACGGCGCTGGCGTGCCTGGCGGTGCTGGACGGGGTCCCCGCGCGCGAGGCGGTCGCCTACGTCCGCGCGCACTACCTGCCGCGCGCGGTGGAGACCCCCTGGCAGCGCCGCTTCGTGGCCCGCTTCGAGGCCTGA
- a CDS encoding Lrp/AsnC family transcriptional regulator: MITAIVMIKADVHRIPEVAGAIAEIDGVSEVYSVTGGVDLIAMVRVRKHEDLAEVIPGRVNKVPGVLSSDTHISFQAYSRHDLESAFALGW; this comes from the coding sequence GTGATCACCGCGATCGTCATGATCAAGGCCGACGTCCACCGCATCCCCGAGGTCGCCGGGGCGATCGCGGAGATCGACGGGGTGAGCGAGGTCTACTCGGTCACCGGCGGCGTCGACCTCATCGCCATGGTGCGGGTGCGCAAGCACGAGGACCTGGCCGAGGTGATCCCCGGCCGGGTGAACAAGGTGCCCGGCGTGCTCTCCTCCGACACCCACATCTCCTTCCAGGCGTACTCCAGGCACGACCTGGAGTCGGCCTTCGCCCTGGGCTGGTAG
- a CDS encoding rhomboid family intramembrane serine protease, protein MAALPLNDDYPVRRVPVVSYTLVAVNVLVYLVSPQALTAVWYPADMFERFCAIQDYFMYWGAVPAEITGRTDLVPHAVPECGQLDGKPVWFSVFSSMFLHSGPGHLIGNLVYLFVFGPVVEDRIGKLRFTGLYLATGVAAAYGFALTDVDAAMPMVGASGAISGVLGAYLVVQFRSRVTTLVFGVIPMRLPGWAVVGSYFALQYLLYVTTPSAPGAGGGVAYAAHVYGFVAGVVVGLVVYRLRWRSGTRLSDVY, encoded by the coding sequence ATGGCCGCGCTTCCGCTCAATGACGACTACCCCGTCCGCCGCGTCCCCGTCGTCTCGTACACGCTGGTCGCGGTCAACGTCCTCGTCTATTTGGTGTCGCCGCAGGCGCTGACCGCGGTGTGGTACCCGGCGGACATGTTCGAGCGCTTCTGCGCGATCCAGGACTACTTCATGTACTGGGGGGCGGTGCCCGCCGAGATCACGGGCCGGACCGACCTGGTCCCGCACGCGGTCCCCGAGTGCGGGCAGCTCGACGGCAAGCCGGTGTGGTTCTCGGTGTTCAGCTCGATGTTCCTGCACAGCGGGCCCGGGCACCTGATCGGCAACCTGGTGTACCTGTTCGTGTTCGGGCCCGTGGTGGAGGACCGGATCGGCAAGCTGCGCTTCACGGGGCTGTACCTGGCCACCGGGGTCGCCGCAGCCTACGGCTTCGCGCTGACCGACGTCGACGCGGCCATGCCGATGGTGGGCGCGTCCGGGGCCATCTCGGGCGTGCTGGGCGCCTACCTGGTCGTGCAGTTCCGCAGCCGGGTGACCACGCTGGTGTTCGGGGTGATCCCGATGCGCCTGCCCGGGTGGGCCGTGGTGGGCAGCTACTTCGCTCTTCAGTATCTTCTCTACGTCACCACACCGAGCGCCCCCGGCGCCGGAGGCGGCGTCGCCTACGCGGCGCACGTGTACGGGTTCGTCGCGGGGGTGGTCGTGGGACTGGTGGTCTACCGGCTGCGGTGGCGCTCCGGGACGCGGCTGTCCGACGTCTACTAG
- a CDS encoding DEDD exonuclease domain-containing protein, producing the protein MVRQAAPAGVQTSISDLGTPLAAASFVVLDLETTGTSASGSRITEVGAVRVRGGEVVGEFATLVNPGTPIPANITLLTGITQSMVASAPPMEEVLPRLLAFLDAEPDTVLVAHNAPFDTGFLKAACERHGTDWPGYPVVDTLRLARAVLARGETRNHRLATLAAYFGVPVAPNHRALEDARATVGVLHGLVERLRPMGVSSVEELRAVTKPPTKAQRSRRHLAEDLPEEPGVYVFTDARGESLYVGKSKNLRRRVRTYFTAAESRQRIREMAGLVAGVTPIVCSSELEASVRELRIIAERKPPYNRRSRNPERASWVRLTADAFPRLSVVRAVSGDGAAHIGPYASPREAERAREALLHVFPLRQCAHTFRPPKAVAGGSGGGTRVAPQVVTSGARWTGPCVVAQLGRCGAPCDGSESEAEYAVHAEAARVAMTGDPAAVVDAYTARIGELAADLRYEEAAHLRDRLTAFLRGARRAQRLSAIAAVAHLVASRRTAAGWETCVVRHGRLAASAVLRPGTDPAAFLASLVATAEYVPAGYGPSPGALPGETELVLDWLADPATRLVEIDGEWTCPLRSAEAHTGMTHWAHGRASAQ; encoded by the coding sequence GTGGTACGACAAGCGGCGCCCGCCGGCGTCCAGACCAGCATCAGCGACCTCGGTACGCCGTTGGCCGCGGCGTCCTTCGTGGTGCTGGACCTGGAGACCACCGGCACCAGCGCGAGCGGCTCCCGGATCACGGAGGTCGGCGCGGTCAGGGTGCGCGGCGGCGAGGTCGTCGGCGAGTTCGCCACCCTGGTCAATCCCGGTACCCCCATACCGGCCAACATCACCCTCCTGACGGGGATCACCCAGTCGATGGTGGCCTCGGCCCCGCCGATGGAGGAGGTCCTGCCCCGGCTGCTGGCCTTCCTGGACGCCGAGCCCGACACCGTGCTGGTGGCCCACAACGCGCCCTTCGACACCGGCTTCCTCAAGGCCGCGTGCGAGCGCCACGGCACGGACTGGCCCGGCTACCCGGTCGTGGACACGCTGCGCCTGGCCCGCGCCGTGCTCGCGCGCGGCGAGACGCGCAACCACCGGCTGGCCACACTGGCGGCCTACTTCGGGGTCCCGGTCGCGCCCAACCACCGCGCCCTGGAGGACGCCCGCGCCACCGTGGGCGTCCTGCACGGGCTCGTGGAGCGCCTGCGCCCCATGGGCGTGTCCAGCGTGGAGGAGCTGCGCGCGGTCACCAAGCCGCCCACCAAGGCCCAGCGCAGCAGGCGCCACCTGGCCGAGGACCTGCCGGAGGAGCCGGGCGTGTACGTGTTCACCGACGCCCGCGGGGAGAGCCTCTACGTCGGCAAGAGCAAGAACCTGCGCCGCCGGGTGCGCACCTACTTCACCGCGGCCGAGAGCCGCCAGCGCATCCGTGAGATGGCGGGCCTGGTGGCGGGCGTGACCCCCATCGTGTGCTCCAGCGAGCTGGAGGCCTCCGTCCGCGAGCTGCGCATCATCGCCGAACGCAAACCGCCCTACAACCGGCGTTCGCGCAACCCCGAGCGCGCCTCGTGGGTCCGGCTCACCGCCGACGCCTTCCCGCGCCTGTCGGTGGTGCGCGCGGTCAGCGGCGACGGGGCGGCCCACATCGGGCCCTACGCCTCGCCTCGCGAGGCCGAGCGGGCCAGGGAGGCCCTGCTCCACGTCTTCCCGCTGCGCCAGTGCGCGCACACCTTCCGGCCCCCGAAGGCGGTCGCGGGGGGAAGCGGAGGCGGGACCCGCGTCGCCCCGCAGGTGGTCACCTCGGGCGCGCGGTGGACGGGCCCGTGCGTGGTGGCACAGCTGGGCCGCTGCGGCGCGCCCTGCGACGGCAGCGAGAGCGAGGCCGAGTACGCCGTGCACGCCGAGGCCGCGCGCGTCGCGATGACCGGGGACCCCGCCGCCGTGGTGGACGCGTACACCGCGCGCATAGGCGAACTCGCCGCGGACCTGCGCTACGAGGAGGCCGCGCACCTGCGCGACCGGCTCACCGCGTTCCTGCGCGGCGCCAGGCGGGCCCAGCGCCTGTCGGCCATCGCCGCGGTCGCGCACCTGGTCGCCTCCCGCCGCACCGCCGCGGGCTGGGAGACCTGCGTGGTCCGCCACGGCCGCCTGGCCGCCAGCGCCGTGCTGCGCCCGGGCACCGACCCGGCCGCGTTCCTGGCCTCCCTCGTGGCCACCGCCGAGTACGTGCCCGCCGGGTACGGGCCCAGCCCCGGCGCGCTCCCGGGGGAGACCGAGCTGGTCCTGGACTGGCTCGCCGACCCCGCCACGCGGCTGGTCGAGATCGACGGGGAGTGGACATGCCCGTTGCGCAGCGCCGAGGCGCACACCGGGATGACACACTGGGCCCATGGCCGCGCTTCCGCTCAATGA
- a CDS encoding NYN domain-containing protein, whose protein sequence is MSARPGAGGDSDGGDPLDGGVHPAEDGGHGAGDDGGDGGERLARPLPEQVRARVVEYGSDVLGGMRASDLPPLLRRVARFEPRRRARLAGPQIAAQLENDETFRGMVAARVDQVWPELAEGLRSGVVPPAADPVAVAACAYLLRPPGWPGIVEDVHRELERQTSVKEADQAAEALDAARRQLDETRHDHQEELERLRSQIKAQRTEIAELRRKVHTERQRAKEATERASRALTETAGRESESAARVGALESQNRRLRSRLATAEAQLDNARRAVRAGRNADEARLRVLLDVLVEASHGLRRELALPTVLDSPADLVAETEQQRRVSLGGLPDDDPGLLEHLLTAPRVHLLVDGYNVTKTGYGTLPLADQRTRLMNSLEGLASRTKAEITCVFDGADVDTPPVMAAARRVRLLFSAPGETADELIVRLVRAEPPGRPIAVVTSDREIVTAVRRAGARAVPSTIFLRRLEAHG, encoded by the coding sequence ATGAGCGCCCGCCCCGGTGCGGGCGGCGACTCCGACGGCGGCGATCCGCTCGACGGCGGCGTCCACCCGGCGGAGGACGGCGGCCACGGCGCCGGCGATGACGGCGGTGACGGCGGCGAACGGCTGGCCCGGCCGCTGCCCGAGCAGGTGCGCGCCCGGGTCGTCGAGTACGGCTCGGACGTGCTCGGCGGCATGCGCGCGAGCGACCTGCCCCCGCTGCTGCGCAGGGTCGCCAGGTTCGAGCCGCGCCGCAGGGCCCGGCTCGCCGGACCGCAGATCGCCGCCCAGCTGGAGAACGACGAAACCTTCCGCGGCATGGTCGCGGCCCGCGTCGACCAGGTGTGGCCCGAGCTGGCCGAGGGCCTGCGCTCGGGCGTGGTGCCCCCCGCGGCCGACCCCGTGGCCGTGGCCGCCTGCGCCTACCTGCTGCGGCCCCCGGGGTGGCCCGGCATCGTCGAGGACGTCCACCGGGAGCTGGAGCGCCAGACCAGCGTCAAGGAGGCGGACCAGGCCGCGGAGGCCCTGGACGCCGCCCGCCGCCAACTGGACGAGACCCGGCACGACCACCAGGAGGAGCTGGAGCGGCTGCGGTCCCAGATCAAGGCCCAGCGCACCGAGATCGCCGAGCTGCGCCGCAAGGTGCACACCGAGCGGCAGCGGGCCAAGGAGGCCACCGAGCGGGCCTCGCGTGCGCTGACCGAGACGGCCGGACGCGAGTCGGAGTCCGCCGCGCGGGTCGGCGCGCTGGAGTCGCAGAACCGGCGGCTGAGATCGAGGCTGGCCACGGCCGAGGCCCAGCTGGACAACGCCCGGCGGGCGGTGCGCGCCGGACGCAACGCCGACGAGGCGCGGCTGCGCGTGCTGCTGGACGTACTGGTGGAGGCCTCCCACGGCCTGCGCCGCGAACTGGCGCTGCCCACCGTCCTGGACAGCCCCGCCGACCTGGTGGCCGAGACCGAGCAGCAGCGGCGGGTGTCCCTGGGCGGGCTGCCCGACGACGACCCCGGCCTTCTGGAGCACCTGCTCACCGCGCCCCGGGTGCACCTGCTGGTGGACGGCTACAACGTCACCAAGACCGGCTACGGGACCCTCCCCCTGGCCGACCAGCGCACCCGGCTGATGAACTCCCTGGAGGGGCTGGCCAGCCGGACCAAGGCCGAGATCACGTGCGTGTTCGACGGCGCGGACGTGGACACCCCGCCGGTGATGGCGGCGGCGCGCCGGGTGCGGCTGCTGTTCAGCGCGCCCGGGGAGACCGCGGACGAGCTGATCGTGCGGCTGGTGCGCGCCGAACCCCCGGGGCGACCGATCGCGGTGGTCACCTCCGACCGCGAGATCGTGACGGCGGTGCGCCGCGCCGGGGCGCGCGCGGTGCCCTCGACGATCTTCCTGCGCCGCCTGGAGGCGCACGGCTGA
- a CDS encoding C40 family peptidase has translation MKNPGGRRTARRFAATTGISAVVAGTMLVPGTAYAEPTQDEVEDKIEELREEVSTAVEEYNQAKEDHDVAETLYEDLDEQVGDEEERYEELRGKVQELASATYQSGDLDSMANILSSEGPESLLEQNADLNYLSEAQKAQLDEFGASHERLFALKDEAEEALEEAETALEEAEEAKTSVEEKLEEQETLLAQFPDSDPAAEGADSSGGQSYTGSASGSAGAALDFAYSKVGLPYVWGGTGPNGYDCSGLVQAAWRAGGVDLPRTTYAQAEVGQRIYDMNALQPGDIMFFFGGLTHDGLYAGNGQMVHAPSSGRNIEVVGLAAYWASEFQFAVRP, from the coding sequence ATGAAGAACCCCGGTGGACGACGTACGGCTCGCCGATTCGCCGCCACGACCGGAATCAGCGCGGTCGTCGCGGGCACCATGCTCGTCCCGGGCACCGCCTACGCGGAGCCGACCCAGGACGAGGTCGAAGACAAGATCGAGGAGCTGCGCGAGGAGGTCTCCACCGCGGTCGAGGAGTACAACCAGGCCAAGGAGGACCACGACGTCGCCGAGACCCTCTACGAGGACCTCGACGAGCAGGTCGGCGACGAGGAGGAGCGCTACGAGGAGCTGCGCGGCAAGGTGCAGGAGCTCGCCAGCGCCACCTACCAGTCCGGCGACCTGGACTCCATGGCCAACATCCTCTCCTCCGAGGGCCCCGAGAGCCTGCTGGAGCAGAACGCCGACCTGAACTACCTGTCGGAGGCCCAGAAGGCCCAGCTCGACGAGTTCGGCGCCTCCCACGAGCGGCTGTTCGCCCTCAAGGACGAGGCCGAGGAGGCCCTGGAGGAGGCCGAGACCGCGCTGGAGGAGGCCGAGGAGGCCAAGACCAGCGTCGAGGAGAAGCTGGAGGAGCAGGAGACGCTCCTGGCCCAGTTCCCCGACTCCGACCCGGCCGCCGAGGGCGCCGACAGCAGCGGCGGCCAGTCCTACACCGGCTCCGCCTCGGGCAGCGCGGGCGCGGCCCTGGACTTCGCCTACTCCAAGGTCGGGCTGCCCTACGTCTGGGGCGGCACCGGCCCCAACGGCTACGACTGCTCCGGCCTGGTCCAGGCCGCCTGGCGCGCGGGCGGCGTCGACCTGCCCCGCACCACCTACGCCCAGGCCGAGGTGGGCCAGCGCATCTACGACATGAACGCCCTCCAGCCCGGCGACATCATGTTCTTCTTCGGCGGCCTGACCCACGACGGGCTCTACGCCGGCAACGGCCAGATGGTGCACGCGCCCAGCAGCGGCCGCAACATCGAGGTCGTCGGCCTGGCCGCGTACTGGGCGAGCGAGTTCCAGTTCGCCGTCCGCCCGTAG
- a CDS encoding C40 family peptidase, whose translation MLASRRVRRRRTAALSSLTAAALLLPTAVAHADPTAEEVREEIEALEEEYIELNAAYNEAKETHEAAQEELEGILEEIEAAEEKVAELGLGARRLASSTYTGVDFTSFHHLLSSTGPEDALAHQADLDYLSTQNDGNLAQYVTELENLEVLEAEASATEEEAAEALKEAEEATEAAEEAIEEQEGLLSELTAEEQAAATQNVGQTGGGSSGGGGGGGGGGGGSYTGPATGSAATALNFAYAQVGKPYVWGGTGPGGYDCSGLTQAAWAAAGVSLPRTTYQQVNAGQRVSWENKQPGDLLFFYPGGSGPEHVGLYAGDNVMVHASTSARPIGTVTLNDYYRANFVTAVRP comes from the coding sequence GTGTTGGCATCCCGTCGCGTCCGCAGGCGCCGCACCGCGGCCCTCTCCTCCCTGACCGCAGCCGCCCTGCTGCTGCCCACCGCGGTGGCCCACGCCGATCCGACGGCCGAGGAGGTCCGCGAGGAGATCGAGGCCCTCGAAGAGGAGTACATCGAGCTCAACGCGGCCTACAACGAGGCCAAGGAGACGCACGAGGCCGCCCAGGAGGAGCTGGAGGGCATCCTGGAGGAGATCGAGGCCGCCGAGGAGAAGGTCGCCGAACTCGGCCTGGGCGCCCGCCGGCTCGCCAGCTCCACCTACACCGGCGTCGACTTCACCTCCTTCCACCACCTGCTCAGCTCCACCGGCCCCGAGGACGCCCTGGCCCACCAGGCCGACCTGGACTACCTGTCGACCCAGAACGACGGCAACCTCGCGCAGTACGTCACCGAGCTGGAGAACCTGGAGGTCCTGGAGGCCGAGGCCAGCGCGACCGAGGAGGAGGCCGCCGAGGCCCTCAAGGAGGCCGAGGAGGCCACCGAGGCCGCCGAGGAGGCCATCGAGGAGCAGGAGGGGCTCCTCTCGGAGCTGACCGCCGAGGAGCAGGCGGCGGCCACCCAGAACGTCGGCCAGACCGGCGGCGGGAGCAGCGGAGGCGGAGGAGGCGGTGGGGGCGGAGGAGGCGGCAGCTACACCGGCCCCGCCACGGGCAGCGCCGCCACGGCACTGAACTTCGCCTACGCCCAGGTCGGCAAGCCCTACGTCTGGGGCGGCACCGGCCCCGGCGGCTACGACTGCTCCGGCCTGACCCAGGCCGCCTGGGCCGCCGCCGGCGTCAGCCTGCCCCGCACCACCTACCAGCAGGTCAACGCGGGCCAGCGGGTCTCCTGGGAGAACAAGCAGCCCGGCGACCTGCTCTTCTTCTACCCCGGCGGCAGCGGCCCCGAGCACGTGGGCCTGTACGCGGGCGACAACGTCATGGTGCACGCCTCCACCTCGGCCCGCCCCATCGGCACGGTCACCCTGAACGACTACTACCGCGCCAACTTCGTCACCGCCGTCCGCCCCTGA
- a CDS encoding glycosyltransferase family 4 protein: protein MPRTLIITNDFPPKAGGIEAFVHEMALRRPRGSVVVYCSSPARADAAADPHFDLRQPFPVVRDAARVLLPTPRVARRARAIADLEGCDTVLYGAAAPLGLLAAGLGEGTPVKRQVAISHGHETWWATMPGSREALRRIGDTTDTVTYLGEYTRRHLARALSPDAAARMRRLTPGVDTGAFRPGTGGEEVRARLGLGDRPVVLCVSRLVPRKGQDTLIRAWPRVLADVPEAVLLVVGDGPHRRSLLSAARGMDSVVFTGSVPHRDLPPYYDAADVFAMPCRSRKGGLEAEGLGIVYLEASACGLPVVAGDSGGAPATVRDGETGLVVDGSLPGPSARALIALLKDPERAAQMGARGRAWVSREWTWEHTARRLDALLEGSPDLPA from the coding sequence GTGCCGCGAACTCTGATCATCACCAACGACTTCCCGCCCAAGGCCGGTGGCATCGAGGCCTTCGTCCACGAGATGGCCCTGCGCCGCCCCCGCGGATCGGTCGTGGTCTACTGCTCCTCCCCCGCCCGGGCCGACGCCGCCGCCGACCCGCACTTCGACCTGCGCCAGCCCTTCCCCGTCGTGCGCGACGCCGCACGCGTCCTGCTGCCCACGCCCCGGGTGGCGCGGCGGGCACGCGCCATCGCCGACCTGGAGGGCTGCGACACCGTGCTCTACGGCGCCGCCGCCCCGCTGGGACTGCTCGCCGCCGGGCTGGGCGAGGGCACCCCCGTCAAGCGCCAGGTGGCCATCAGCCACGGCCACGAGACCTGGTGGGCCACCATGCCCGGATCCCGCGAGGCGCTGCGCCGCATCGGCGACACCACCGACACCGTCACCTACCTGGGCGAGTACACCCGGCGCCACCTGGCCCGGGCCCTGTCCCCCGACGCGGCCGCCCGCATGCGCCGGCTCACGCCCGGCGTGGACACCGGGGCCTTCCGGCCCGGCACCGGTGGCGAGGAGGTCCGCGCGCGCCTGGGCCTGGGCGACCGCCCCGTGGTGCTGTGCGTGTCCCGGCTCGTACCGCGCAAGGGGCAGGACACCCTGATCCGCGCCTGGCCCCGCGTCCTGGCCGACGTGCCCGAAGCGGTCCTGCTCGTCGTCGGCGACGGCCCCCACCGCCGGAGCCTGCTCTCGGCCGCGCGCGGAATGGACTCGGTGGTCTTCACCGGCTCGGTCCCCCATCGGGACCTGCCGCCCTACTACGACGCCGCCGACGTGTTCGCCATGCCCTGCCGCAGCCGCAAGGGCGGCCTGGAGGCCGAGGGGCTGGGCATCGTCTACCTGGAGGCCTCGGCCTGCGGCCTGCCCGTGGTCGCGGGCGACTCCGGGGGCGCACCCGCCACGGTCCGGGACGGCGAGACCGGCCTGGTCGTGGACGGATCCCTGCCCGGCCCCTCCGCGCGCGCCCTCATCGCCCTACTGAAGGACCCCGAGCGCGCCGCCCAGATGGGCGCACGCGGCCGCGCGTGGGTGAGCCGTGAGTGGACCTGGGAACACACCGCCAGGCGCCTGGACGCCCTCCTGGAGGGCTCCCCGGACCTGCCCGCCTAG
- a CDS encoding L,D-transpeptidase encodes MKGRVRTPRGLAAAVAVALAATACTGPARQEPAAAPSEEAQTGPRISVTPEEGASSVAPDTPVRVSVEEGSLTDVRVEQAPSAEEGGDAGAAGDAERWEFTGTLSEDGTRWVSDWNLDPGSAVTVRATAEDDAGEASETVVEFSTKEAVPGQRLELASNFPTSGDTVGVGMPVIVNFDLPVTNKAQVENSMEVTSEQEVEGAWNWVGDKTAVFRPREYWEPHQQVSVDMRLSGVEASEGVYGIENHRLEFEVGREMVSTMHVPDHEMLVEIDGEPARTIPVSNGEASKRFNTTTSGTHLTMEKYESLVMDAATLGIPEDSPDYYKLDVDWAVRTSNSGEFTHAAPWNDRIGSANTSNGCTNMSVEDARWFYENSLMGDVLETTGTDRELEWDNGWGFWQRSWDEWLSHSATGEPQVTDGSGTPGSVHGEGN; translated from the coding sequence GTGAAGGGACGAGTCCGCACACCCCGCGGTCTGGCGGCCGCCGTCGCGGTCGCGCTCGCCGCGACGGCCTGTACCGGCCCCGCCCGGCAGGAGCCCGCGGCGGCTCCCAGCGAGGAGGCCCAGACCGGGCCGCGGATCAGCGTCACCCCCGAGGAGGGGGCCTCCTCCGTCGCCCCCGACACCCCGGTGCGGGTGTCGGTGGAGGAGGGCTCGCTCACCGACGTCCGCGTCGAGCAGGCCCCCTCCGCGGAGGAGGGCGGGGACGCCGGGGCGGCCGGGGACGCCGAGCGGTGGGAGTTCACCGGCACCCTCAGTGAGGACGGCACCCGGTGGGTGAGCGACTGGAACCTGGACCCGGGCTCGGCGGTCACCGTCCGCGCCACCGCCGAGGACGACGCCGGTGAGGCCTCCGAGACGGTCGTGGAGTTCTCCACGAAGGAGGCCGTGCCCGGTCAGCGCCTCGAACTGGCCTCGAACTTCCCCACCTCCGGCGACACCGTCGGCGTGGGCATGCCGGTCATCGTCAACTTCGACCTGCCGGTGACCAACAAGGCCCAGGTGGAGAACTCCATGGAGGTGACCTCCGAGCAGGAGGTGGAGGGCGCCTGGAACTGGGTCGGCGACAAGACCGCGGTGTTTCGCCCCCGCGAGTACTGGGAGCCCCACCAGCAGGTCAGCGTGGACATGCGCCTGTCGGGGGTGGAGGCCTCCGAGGGCGTCTACGGGATCGAGAACCACCGCCTGGAGTTCGAGGTCGGCCGCGAGATGGTCTCGACCATGCACGTGCCCGACCACGAGATGCTGGTGGAGATCGACGGCGAGCCCGCGCGCACCATCCCCGTGAGCAACGGCGAGGCCTCCAAGCGCTTCAACACCACCACCTCGGGGACGCACCTGACCATGGAGAAGTACGAGTCCCTGGTCATGGACGCGGCCACCCTGGGCATCCCCGAGGACTCGCCGGACTACTACAAGCTGGACGTGGACTGGGCGGTGCGCACCTCCAACAGCGGCGAGTTCACCCACGCCGCCCCCTGGAACGACCGGATCGGGTCGGCCAACACCTCCAACGGCTGCACGAACATGTCGGTGGAGGACGCCCGCTGGTTCTACGAGAACTCCCTGATGGGCGACGTCCTGGAGACCACCGGGACCGACCGGGAGCTGGAGTGGGACAACGGCTGGGGTTTTTGGCAGCGGTCCTGGGACGAGTGGCTGTCCCACAGCGCCACCGGTGAGCCGCAGGTGACCGACGGGTCGGGCACCCCCGGTTCCGTGCACGGCGAGGGGAACTAG